The Brachyspira aalborgi genome has a segment encoding these proteins:
- a CDS encoding PASTA domain-containing protein, with amino-acid sequence MKEMQNKLNNQIDKLKKLYKIKLKPKITKFFKMIFPNKIMNNRNSALVFKRLILFALLLFVLQCFVVSIVVFIVVKSGGKSFVLPDVQNKGIYEAIKILEKEKINLNIQARYFNNYPLGTIVSQEPKGGVKIKKGRTVYLVVNAPEEITVNMPDIIGLKYEEALNIISNDVISKLPNVIINNKVESREDIQENNIVLSQTPLANEIIKSDSEITLIVNNKE; translated from the coding sequence ATGAAAGAGATGCAAAATAAATTAAATAATCAGATAGATAAATTAAAAAAATTATATAAAATCAAATTAAAACCTAAAATTACTAAATTCTTTAAAATGATTTTTCCAAATAAAATAATGAATAATCGAAATTCCGCTTTGGTTTTTAAGAGATTAATTTTATTCGCTTTATTATTATTCGTATTGCAATGTTTTGTAGTTTCAATAGTCGTGTTTATTGTGGTAAAATCTGGAGGAAAATCTTTTGTTCTTCCCGATGTTCAAAATAAAGGAATTTACGAAGCCATTAAAATTTTAGAAAAAGAAAAAATTAATTTAAATATTCAAGCTCGTTATTTTAATAATTATCCTTTGGGAACTATAGTAAGCCAAGAGCCTAAAGGCGGCGTAAAAATTAAAAAAGGCAGAACCGTATATTTAGTAGTTAATGCTCCCGAAGAGATAACCGTAAATATGCCAGATATTATAGGATTAAAATACGAAGAAGCGCTTAATATAATATCGAACGATGTTATAAGTAAATTGCCTAATGTTATTATTAACAATAAAGTAGAATCAAGAGAGGATATTCAAGAAAACAATATAGTTTTATCTCAAACTCCTTTGGCTAATGAGATTATAAAATCCGACTCGGAAATAACTTTAATCGTTAATAATAAAGAATAA
- a CDS encoding Rpn family recombination-promoting nuclease/putative transposase — MKEFEYLEKSKNKIITIDNLNKKNDCFIRYLFSDEGNENIVLDFINGVMIDLNFQTFNNVVILNPFNLTKYLDGKESIVDVKCITEDNQTVIIEIQLQGNQYFIRRSLYYWANSYSSLLNKSENYTKLSPVISINVLDFVLFNDIKDFHSCYLLKEIKHNKILTDHCMLHYIELPKFNLNNDKEKLSSWIKFFKGENMSNLIKENNIFEEVEKRCQSFIDSDPLINAYRKKEWNEYFYKDMMNVEREEGIKEGIEKGKLEGIKERNYSIAKNLKKAGSDIKFISEITGLTIDEIKKL; from the coding sequence ATGAAAGAATTTGAATATTTAGAAAAAAGCAAAAATAAAATTATTACCATTGATAATTTAAACAAGAAAAATGATTGTTTTATTCGTTATCTTTTTTCTGACGAAGGAAATGAAAATATTGTTTTAGATTTTATAAACGGAGTAATGATTGATTTAAATTTTCAAACTTTCAATAATGTTGTAATTTTAAATCCATTCAATTTGACTAAATATTTGGACGGCAAAGAATCAATCGTTGATGTGAAATGTATAACCGAAGATAATCAAACCGTTATAATTGAAATTCAATTGCAAGGAAATCAATATTTTATTCGCAGAAGTCTTTATTATTGGGCGAATAGTTATAGTTCTTTACTTAATAAATCGGAAAATTATACAAAACTTTCGCCCGTGATTAGCATTAATGTTTTAGATTTTGTTTTATTTAACGATATTAAAGATTTTCATTCTTGTTATTTATTAAAAGAAATCAAGCATAATAAAATATTAACCGACCATTGCATGTTGCATTATATCGAATTACCGAAATTTAATTTAAATAACGATAAAGAAAAATTATCAAGTTGGATAAAATTTTTCAAGGGGGAGAATATGTCAAACTTAATAAAAGAGAATAATATTTTTGAAGAAGTTGAGAAGAGATGCCAAAGTTTTATCGATAGCGACCCATTAATAAACGCTTATAGAAAAAAAGAATGGAATGAATATTTTTATAAGGATATGATGAATGTAGAGAGAGAAGAAGGAATTAAAGAAGGTATAGAAAAAGGAAAACTTGAAGGAATAAAAGAACGCAACTATTCAATAGCTAAAAATCTAAAAAAAGCTGGTTCAGATATAAAATTTATAAGTGAAATCACTGGCTTAACCATTGACGAAATAAAAAAACTTTAA
- a CDS encoding HNH endonuclease family protein — translation MDKNNYVKSLEEYLCKLEFSLKFPKDEEFISKFKEKNIYESIAQKKKMYLFNKLEQGLGKEVVDFNKTDLTIEHIFPQNPDGAWEEDLTEEEYSIAEKNLHKIANLTLSANNGALGNKRFIEKKNMNIDNGQQGYIYSSLWLNEYLKQIEEWKPKNIKERFEKIKERFLKVWKYPNVIITNGNVEVDIFEADDPTGKKLEYIKFNGEEYNDITDVSKLFSFILKYYYSEKEELFFTDEIQKVIKITTNKKELVSDYPIQLSDIYYAENTYSSDKKFDLIKKLIDIFDREDELLIKYK, via the coding sequence ATAGACAAAAATAATTATGTTAAATCATTAGAAGAATATTTATGCAAATTAGAATTTAGTCTAAAATTTCCAAAAGACGAAGAATTTATATCTAAATTTAAAGAAAAAAATATTTATGAGAGTATAGCTCAAAAAAAGAAAATGTATTTGTTTAATAAATTAGAACAAGGTTTAGGCAAAGAAGTTGTAGACTTTAATAAAACGGATTTGACTATAGAGCATATATTTCCACAAAATCCAGATGGCGCTTGGGAAGAAGATTTAACGGAAGAAGAATATAGTATTGCAGAAAAGAACCTTCATAAAATAGCTAATTTAACATTATCGGCTAATAATGGAGCGCTTGGAAATAAAAGATTTATAGAAAAAAAGAATATGAATATTGATAATGGACAGCAGGGTTATATATACAGTAGCCTTTGGCTTAACGAATATTTAAAACAAATAGAGGAATGGAAGCCAAAAAATATTAAAGAAAGATTTGAGAAAATTAAAGAAAGATTTTTGAAAGTTTGGAAATATCCAAATGTAATTATTACAAATGGTAATGTTGAAGTAGATATATTTGAGGCAGACGACCCTACGGGTAAAAAATTAGAATATATTAAATTCAACGGAGAAGAATATAACGATATAACGGATGTATCAAAATTATTCTCTTTTATTTTAAAATATTATTACAGTGAAAAAGAGGAGTTATTTTTTACTGATGAAATTCAAAAAGTAATAAAAATAACAACGAATAAAAAAGAGCTTGTATCGGATTATCCTATACAATTAAGCGATATATATTATGCAGAAAATACTTATAGCAGCGATAAAAAATTTGATTTGATAAAGAAACTTATTGATATATTTGATAGAGAGGATGAACTTCTTATAAAATATAAATAA
- the fmt gene encoding methionyl-tRNA formyltransferase, translating into MYNVIVAGSTDFTADCILQLMKMDNVNISSIIAPVDSKKDRKGNIIISPTSKIALENNIKLLKPENINSDDSYKTLSDLKPDFLIVVAYGKILSKKTLSIPKIMPINIHGSLLPILRGASPVEHALLYGFEKTGTTLQKMDYKLDEGDIILQDEFEILENWQFYELYEEIKKSGVSLLKEFFSDVDKYISNLKKQDDKKATYCGKIKKEDGKLDFTKDALILHNMTKAFVRYPTAFCYYDNFMIKVFKSEYKKSDNKSDFGKIIEVNNNGIFIQALNGVYIIKELQKEGKKRQTVKEFLCGNKLNTGEYFK; encoded by the coding sequence ATGTATAATGTTATCGTTGCTGGTTCTACCGATTTTACGGCTGATTGTATTTTGCAATTAATGAAAATGGATAATGTCAATATATCCTCTATAATAGCGCCTGTAGATTCTAAAAAAGACAGAAAGGGAAATATAATAATTTCTCCTACAAGTAAAATTGCTTTAGAAAATAATATTAAACTTTTGAAACCCGAAAATATTAACTCTGACGATTCTTATAAAACTTTGTCGGATTTGAAACCCGATTTTTTAATCGTTGTAGCTTATGGAAAAATTTTGTCGAAAAAAACTTTGTCAATTCCTAAAATAATGCCAATAAATATTCACGGTTCGCTTTTGCCTATTTTGAGAGGAGCGAGTCCCGTTGAGCATGCTTTATTATACGGTTTTGAAAAGACAGGAACTACATTGCAAAAAATGGATTATAAACTTGACGAAGGCGATATTATACTTCAAGACGAATTTGAAATTTTAGAAAATTGGCAATTTTACGAATTATACGAAGAAATTAAAAAAAGCGGAGTTTCTTTATTAAAAGAATTTTTTAGCGATGTAGACAAATATATTTCAAATCTGAAAAAACAGGACGATAAAAAAGCGACTTATTGCGGAAAAATAAAAAAAGAGGACGGAAAATTAGATTTTACAAAAGACGCTTTAATTTTGCATAATATGACTAAAGCCTTTGTTAGATATCCAACCGCGTTTTGTTATTACGATAATTTTATGATAAAAGTTTTTAAAAGCGAATATAAAAAATCTGATAATAAATCCGACTTTGGAAAAATTATCGAAGTTAATAATAACGGAATTTTTATTCAGGCTTTAAATGGAGTTTATATTATAAAAGAATTGCAAAAAGAAGGAAAAAAAAGGCAAACTGTGAAAGAATTTTTATGCGGAAATAAATTAAATACGGGCGAATATTTTAAATAG
- a CDS encoding DUF262 domain-containing protein, protein MFATHSNLDKLIKQPDTQFVIPVYQRNYDWTEKHCKVLLNDIMEAGKNKKGHFIGSIVYVTDNKPATSVKELIVVDGQQRLTTITLIYLRLYKLLDEIGNQSLKDKIHEQYLINKFASTPDKKIKLKPTANNDKALKHIYDNVKISINEKSNVIDNYIFFEKNITQNNYKNVLEGLANLIFVDMALDRNIDDPQRIFESLNSTGLDLSQGDLIRNYILMKLDSPQQIEIYEKYWEYIEKDAKDESINKDMVSDFIRDFMTSEYNKIPNKSRVYEEFKEKYSIDNLNEIKNYLGVLKEYASYYNKLLNPKKENDKDISLKLDNIKSLEVNVSYPFFLKIYKDYNDKIIDK, encoded by the coding sequence ATGTTTGCTACACATTCAAATTTAGACAAGTTAATAAAACAGCCTGATACACAATTTGTTATACCTGTTTATCAAAGAAATTATGATTGGACAGAGAAACATTGCAAAGTTCTTTTAAACGATATAATGGAAGCTGGTAAAAATAAAAAAGGACATTTTATAGGAAGTATAGTGTATGTAACCGATAATAAACCTGCCACATCTGTTAAAGAATTGATAGTAGTCGATGGACAGCAAAGGTTAACTACGATAACACTAATATATTTAAGATTATATAAACTATTAGATGAAATTGGAAATCAATCTCTTAAAGATAAAATACACGAACAATATTTAATAAATAAATTTGCAAGCACGCCCGATAAGAAAATTAAACTAAAACCAACTGCGAATAATGATAAAGCTTTAAAACATATATATGATAATGTAAAAATAAGCATTAATGAAAAATCTAATGTAATAGATAATTATATATTTTTTGAAAAAAATATAACACAAAATAATTATAAAAATGTATTAGAAGGATTAGCAAATCTTATATTTGTCGATATGGCTTTAGATAGAAATATAGATGACCCTCAAAGAATATTTGAAAGTTTAAATTCAACGGGACTCGATTTATCTCAAGGCGATTTAATAAGAAACTATATTTTAATGAAGTTAGACTCTCCACAGCAAATAGAAATATATGAAAAATATTGGGAATATATAGAAAAGGACGCTAAAGACGAAAGTATTAATAAGGATATGGTTTCCGATTTTATTAGAGATTTTATGACAAGCGAATATAATAAAATACCAAATAAAAGCAGAGTTTACGAAGAGTTTAAAGAAAAATATTCTATAGACAATTTGAATGAAATAAAAAACTATTTGGGAGTATTAAAAGAATATGCAAGTTATTATAATAAATTATTAAATCCTAAAAAAGAAAATGATAAAGATATATCATTGAAACTTGATAATATAAAATCTTTAGAGGTAAATGTATCTTATCCTTTTTTCTTGAAAATTTATAAAGACTATAACGACAAAATTATAGACAAATAG
- the ftsY gene encoding signal recognition particle-docking protein FtsY, translating to MPNIIFIIAIILIIIIAIILIFIKKNNKSKVSLTGSKNKFSLSALFNTSAINEEFFANLENILIKADAGVETTKDIILKLRETIEKNNIKEPTEAKNRLREILISKFIQKKLELKEKNILFIVGVNGVGKTTTIAKLSNLLKKEHNIIIAASDTFRAAAIEQLEEWANRLSVSIVKGQQAGDPASVLFSALDKAKSINADIVIVDTAGRFHNQDNLIRQLEKMKKISTERFSEFNFIPILVLDANVGHNGIEQAKVFTDSLNIEGAIVSKMDSSAKGGVAISVAYYLSLPIFYLGYGEKVDDFKEFDIENFVDSILK from the coding sequence ATGCCAAATATAATATTTATAATCGCTATAATTTTAATAATAATTATAGCCATAATTTTAATTTTTATTAAAAAAAATAATAAAAGCAAAGTTTCATTAACGGGTTCAAAAAATAAATTTTCGCTTTCGGCTTTATTCAATACTTCGGCTATTAACGAAGAGTTTTTTGCCAATTTAGAAAACATATTAATAAAAGCGGATGCGGGAGTTGAAACGACTAAAGATATAATATTAAAATTAAGAGAAACTATAGAAAAAAATAATATTAAAGAACCAACGGAAGCAAAAAATCGTTTGAGAGAAATTCTAATATCAAAATTTATACAAAAAAAATTGGAATTAAAAGAAAAAAATATTTTATTTATAGTCGGAGTAAACGGAGTTGGAAAAACTACGACAATCGCTAAATTATCGAATCTATTAAAAAAAGAACATAATATTATAATAGCGGCTTCGGATACTTTCAGAGCTGCGGCAATAGAACAGCTTGAAGAATGGGCAAATCGTTTGTCGGTTTCTATAGTGAAAGGACAGCAAGCGGGCGACCCTGCGAGCGTTTTGTTTTCCGCTTTGGATAAGGCAAAATCTATAAACGCCGATATAGTTATAGTTGATACGGCGGGACGATTTCATAATCAGGATAATTTAATCAGACAGCTTGAAAAAATGAAAAAAATATCAACCGAAAGATTTTCAGAATTTAATTTTATTCCAATATTAGTGCTTGATGCAAATGTCGGGCATAATGGAATAGAGCAGGCTAAAGTATTTACAGATTCTTTAAATATTGAAGGAGCTATAGTTTCAAAAATGGATAGTTCGGCAAAAGGCGGCGTGGCAATAAGCGTAGCGTATTATTTATCGCTTCCAATATTTTATTTAGGATACGGGGAGAAAGTCGATGATTTCAAAGAATTCGATATTGAAAACTTTGTAGATTCTATATTAAAATGA
- a CDS encoding polyprenol monophosphomannose synthase — MKAIIIVPTYNEKDNIEKMINAVLELPSYVEILVVDDNSPDKTADLVEKYLDNKRVHLLRREKKEGLGPAYIAGFKHSFSYNPDYVIEMDADFSHDPNFVIKFIERMENEKLDLVIGSRYCNGISVVNWPLRRLFLSYYGNRYASFVLGSKIMDITGGFKCFRVSVLKNMNFDNILSTGYSFQIEMNYSFESNGYKVKEEPIIFYERRSGQSKMSKNIIAEALFRVLRLKFRNKKNYFNK; from the coding sequence ATGAAAGCTATAATAATAGTGCCGACTTATAACGAAAAAGACAATATAGAAAAAATGATAAATGCGGTTTTAGAATTGCCAAGCTATGTAGAAATTTTAGTCGTTGACGATAATAGCCCCGACAAAACAGCCGATTTGGTAGAAAAATATCTTGATAATAAAAGAGTTCATTTATTAAGAAGAGAAAAAAAAGAAGGATTAGGTCCCGCGTATATAGCGGGCTTTAAACATTCTTTTTCCTACAATCCCGATTATGTTATAGAAATGGATGCCGATTTTTCTCATGACCCAAATTTTGTAATAAAATTTATCGAAAGGATGGAAAATGAAAAATTAGATTTGGTTATAGGCTCAAGATATTGCAACGGAATAAGCGTAGTTAACTGGCCATTAAGAAGATTATTTTTATCATATTATGGAAATAGATACGCTTCATTTGTTTTAGGCTCAAAAATAATGGATATAACGGGAGGATTTAAATGCTTTAGAGTATCCGTCCTTAAAAATATGAATTTCGATAATATACTTTCAACAGGTTATTCTTTTCAAATTGAAATGAATTATTCTTTTGAAAGCAACGGTTATAAAGTGAAAGAAGAACCGATTATATTTTATGAAAGAAGAAGCGGACAATCGAAAATGTCAAAAAATATAATAGCGGAAGCATTATTTAGAGTTTTAAGATTAAAATTTAGAAATAAAAAAAATTATTTTAATAAATAA
- the fliS gene encoding flagellar export chaperone FliS, whose product MAITDGYQKYKKVEISTASQNRLIVMLYDGAIKFLESACVSIDKKHGTEEAHNNIVKAQEIIYELLSSLNYEAGEIADRLASIYTYMNQKLTEGNISKTKPPILEVIKYLKELKSAWAVVEEKAAKGNIDSNKSQNNKNNNEENSDNSNIKLNTKG is encoded by the coding sequence TTGGCTATTACCGATGGTTATCAAAAATATAAAAAGGTTGAAATAAGCACGGCATCTCAAAATAGGCTTATAGTTATGCTTTATGACGGCGCTATAAAATTTTTAGAATCGGCATGCGTTTCTATAGATAAAAAACATGGAACTGAAGAAGCTCATAATAATATAGTTAAAGCTCAAGAGATAATATACGAACTTTTATCTTCTTTAAATTACGAAGCGGGCGAGATAGCCGATAGACTCGCTTCAATTTATACTTATATGAATCAAAAATTAACCGAAGGAAATATTTCAAAAACAAAACCTCCAATATTGGAAGTTATAAAATATCTTAAAGAATTAAAAAGCGCTTGGGCGGTTGTGGAAGAGAAAGCGGCTAAAGGAAATATAGATTCAAATAAATCGCAGAATAATAAAAATAATAACGAAGAAAATTCTGATAATTCTAATATAAAATTAAATACAAAAGGTTAA
- a CDS encoding protein kinase → MKKIISFLILAFVISCGDKDVETIEQHEERMNRMEILKYYNIQDVMPPRVVEDGILFTFAENYDSVEVSGDFNYWEDSIPLIKNSYGIFYYLWQVPLKAGKYNYRYRVNGVWINDPLNSNTEYDNNNQEVSYFILDKDIGFYDKNPVYNSDGTVTFFYSNDIAREVMFTSDKLGFDSLRYPMIYSNNLWTITLRAESGNYYYNFVVDRVWEVDPLNMNVYKGNDGRLHSYTVINYSQNKVVK, encoded by the coding sequence ATGAAAAAAATAATTTCGTTTTTAATATTGGCGTTCGTAATATCTTGCGGCGATAAAGATGTAGAAACTATAGAACAACACGAAGAGCGAATGAATAGAATGGAAATTCTAAAATATTATAATATACAAGATGTAATGCCTCCGAGAGTAGTAGAGGACGGTATTTTATTTACTTTCGCTGAAAATTATGATTCGGTTGAAGTTTCGGGAGATTTTAATTATTGGGAAGATAGCATTCCTTTAATAAAAAACTCTTATGGAATTTTTTATTATTTATGGCAAGTTCCATTGAAAGCGGGAAAATATAATTATAGATATAGAGTTAATGGAGTTTGGATTAACGACCCTTTAAACTCAAATACGGAATACGATAATAATAATCAAGAAGTTAGTTATTTTATTTTAGATAAAGATATAGGTTTTTACGATAAAAATCCCGTTTACAATTCTGACGGAACGGTTACATTTTTCTACAGCAACGATATTGCAAGAGAGGTAATGTTTACTTCCGATAAATTAGGATTTGATAGTTTAAGATATCCTATGATTTATTCAAATAATTTATGGACAATAACTTTAAGAGCCGAGTCGGGAAATTATTATTATAATTTTGTAGTCGATAGAGTTTGGGAAGTCGACCCTTTGAATATGAATGTATATAAAGGAAATGACGGAAGATTGCATTCTTATACGGTTATAAATTATAGTCAAAATAAAGTCGTAAAATAA
- a CDS encoding cell surface protein, producing MKKIFLTTIALLSMASASVFGMYGVNSGDWIGFLTHGNQFRARMWQLGFTLGNDTIKGTFGFFNNGRGAYGSMLVNNATDTTTTGGPSAGLFYDFTPTISMGLAYTSSLISVGVGYNATIGPRWNRYNNKTEPKKVEAVVHTPVLVLNALDNAFRMAIPIQVVNLTDKFDGVGKGSITAVSLDAQFRYFTGLDFLPQIRLLIKYGNYGMQLSPEGGQKEKVTIAESFGFEFRLYFGAMVEEVALQPYIKLVYNGALGKQHSKTSVTALSALNDSARFMGELTSFMANAGSGSATQPTTTYGGNATWKKSAWDLTLAPTLGITANSDIVSLYVEPSLGLTITQSGSATDNKVKELYSLYWGAYAEIYITPIKNLEWYFEANVSRDTVAPVSLAASTGITWYLPAL from the coding sequence ATGAAAAAGATTTTTCTAACAACAATAGCTTTGCTTTCTATGGCAAGCGCGTCAGTATTTGGTATGTATGGAGTTAATTCGGGAGATTGGATTGGCTTCCTTACTCATGGTAATCAGTTCAGAGCAAGAATGTGGCAATTAGGCTTTACGCTCGGAAACGACACTATTAAAGGAACTTTCGGATTCTTTAATAATGGTAGAGGAGCTTATGGTTCTATGTTAGTAAATAATGCTACAGATACTACAACAACGGGAGGACCAAGCGCAGGTTTATTCTATGACTTTACTCCGACAATTTCTATGGGTTTAGCTTATACTTCTTCATTAATAAGCGTAGGAGTTGGCTATAATGCAACCATAGGACCAAGATGGAACAGATATAACAATAAAACCGAGCCTAAAAAAGTGGAAGCCGTAGTTCATACGCCTGTTTTGGTTTTAAACGCTTTGGATAACGCATTTAGAATGGCTATTCCTATTCAAGTTGTTAATCTTACCGACAAATTTGACGGAGTAGGTAAAGGAAGCATAACGGCTGTAAGTTTGGACGCTCAATTTAGATATTTTACAGGTTTAGACTTCTTGCCTCAAATCAGATTGCTTATTAAATATGGAAACTATGGAATGCAATTAAGTCCAGAAGGAGGACAGAAAGAAAAAGTAACAATTGCGGAATCATTCGGATTTGAATTTAGACTTTACTTTGGCGCGATGGTGGAAGAAGTTGCTTTACAACCTTATATTAAATTGGTTTATAACGGAGCTTTAGGAAAACAACATAGTAAAACAAGCGTGACGGCGCTTTCAGCTCTTAACGATTCTGCAAGATTTATGGGAGAGCTTACTTCATTTATGGCTAATGCTGGTAGTGGAAGTGCAACTCAACCTACAACTACTTATGGCGGAAATGCTACTTGGAAAAAAAGCGCGTGGGATTTGACATTAGCTCCAACTTTGGGAATAACTGCAAACAGCGATATAGTTTCATTATATGTTGAGCCTTCATTGGGTTTGACAATTACTCAATCAGGAAGCGCAACAGACAACAAAGTTAAAGAACTTTACAGTTTATATTGGGGCGCTTATGCAGAAATTTATATTACGCCAATCAAAAACCTTGAATGGTATTTTGAGGCAAATGTAAGCAGAGATACTGTTGCACCAGTGAGCCTTGCAGCCTCTACGGGTATAACTTGGTATTTGCCAGCGCTTTAA
- the aroA gene encoding 3-phosphoshikimate 1-carboxyvinyltransferase produces the protein MFLRVKPSDIFGSVYIQISKSDVHRALIASFLAKGESVLKPWMENVGIDITATKEAISNFADFKLEKDCLKVIPKDKNIDNIIIDVKESGSSLRLLIPVVSALGINAKFIGSKKLFSRPLDTYKKIWINQGLTFDLKKDSLTIKGKLKSGDFNVEGNISSQFISGLLFALPLLEGNSKIIIEGELESAPYVMMTLKTLKSAKIETSKKSDNSVIEVFGSQEYSPINYEIESDWSHAAFFAAAGALGGEVALYGLNKYSIQGDKEILNILKFMGASIIYNEDGSITIKKNLRLNALDIDILNIPDLAPVIVALASTAKGTTKLYNARRLKYKESDRINDLKESFNKIGAKITTTEDEIFIEGVEKLKGGKTSSHNDHRIAMALCVASIVCENEIIINDGESINKSSFNFIEQFKSIGAKLEEKE, from the coding sequence ATGTTTTTAAGAGTTAAGCCAAGCGATATTTTTGGTTCTGTATATATTCAAATAAGCAAAAGCGATGTTCATAGAGCTTTAATAGCGTCTTTTTTAGCAAAAGGCGAAAGCGTCTTAAAACCTTGGATGGAAAATGTAGGAATAGATATTACGGCGACAAAAGAAGCGATTTCTAATTTTGCCGATTTTAAATTAGAAAAAGATTGTTTGAAAGTTATTCCAAAAGATAAAAATATTGACAATATAATAATTGATGTAAAAGAATCGGGAAGCAGTTTAAGATTATTAATTCCCGTAGTTTCCGCTTTAGGAATTAACGCTAAATTTATAGGCAGTAAAAAATTATTTTCTCGTCCTCTTGATACATATAAAAAAATATGGATTAATCAAGGTTTAACTTTCGACTTAAAAAAAGATAGTTTAACAATAAAAGGAAAATTAAAAAGCGGAGATTTTAATGTCGAAGGAAATATAAGCAGTCAATTTATAAGCGGATTATTATTCGCTCTTCCTTTATTAGAAGGCAATTCAAAAATAATAATCGAAGGAGAATTAGAATCCGCTCCTTATGTTATGATGACTTTGAAAACTTTGAAATCTGCAAAAATAGAAACTTCAAAAAAGTCGGATAATAGCGTTATTGAAGTTTTTGGCTCTCAAGAATATTCTCCGATTAATTATGAGATTGAATCAGATTGGTCGCATGCGGCATTTTTTGCTGCGGCGGGAGCTTTAGGAGGCGAAGTTGCATTATACGGATTAAATAAATATTCTATTCAAGGCGATAAAGAGATATTAAATATATTAAAATTTATGGGAGCTTCGATTATATATAACGAAGACGGTTCTATAACGATTAAAAAGAATTTGAGATTAAACGCTTTAGATATAGATATTTTAAATATTCCCGATTTAGCGCCCGTTATAGTCGCTCTTGCATCAACGGCGAAAGGAACTACAAAATTATATAATGCAAGAAGATTGAAATATAAAGAAAGCGATAGAATAAACGATTTGAAAGAAAGTTTTAATAAAATAGGGGCAAAAATAACTACAACCGAAGATGAAATATTTATAGAAGGAGTGGAAAAATTAAAAGGCGGGAAAACTTCATCTCATAACGACCATAGAATCGCTATGGCTCTTTGCGTCGCTTCGATAGTTTGCGAAAATGAAATTATTATAAATGACGGCGAATCTATAAATAAATCTTCTTTTAATTTTATAGAACAATTTAAAAGCATAGGCGCAAAGTTGGAAGAAAAAGAATAA
- a CDS encoding class I SAM-dependent methyltransferase, with protein MNNVCEFCNSNESELYIKSDLVSYNKCLNCGLIYQFPVITKKEINAIYDDNYFEYEIANQENFFKLIRLALKDIEFENIKKEFPNKNVLDIGCATGMTLNYFKNEGYDTYGIEICSSSAEYARKNYNLTVYEKSLIDIGFESDFFSFIHFSHVIEHVPNPAETLKEVYRILAKGGYLAITTPNADGIFAKKYKSKWRAVMPQHLWLFSKKTLSQYMKDIGFNIIKDFSWGSIPIEKNTNKFIKSFFDKYVKIFNKGDVMLFLCKK; from the coding sequence ATGAATAATGTATGCGAATTCTGTAATAGCAATGAGTCCGAACTCTATATAAAATCCGATTTGGTAAGCTATAATAAATGTTTAAATTGCGGACTTATATATCAATTTCCCGTTATAACTAAAAAAGAAATAAACGCTATATATGATGACAATTATTTTGAATACGAAATTGCGAATCAGGAAAATTTTTTTAAGTTGATAAGACTCGCGTTAAAAGATATAGAATTTGAAAATATAAAAAAAGAATTTCCAAATAAAAATGTTTTAGATATAGGATGCGCTACGGGAATGACTCTTAATTATTTTAAAAACGAAGGCTACGATACTTACGGCATTGAAATTTGCTCTTCTTCTGCGGAATATGCAAGAAAAAATTATAATTTAACCGTTTATGAAAAAAGTTTAATTGATATAGGTTTTGAAAGCGATTTTTTTTCTTTTATACATTTTTCGCATGTTATAGAGCATGTTCCAAATCCCGCCGAAACTTTAAAAGAAGTTTATAGAATACTCGCTAAAGGCGGTTATTTGGCTATCACGACTCCGAATGCGGACGGAATATTTGCTAAAAAATATAAATCTAAATGGCGCGCGGTTATGCCTCAACATTTATGGCTTTTTTCAAAAAAAACTTTATCTCAATATATGAAAGATATTGGATTTAATATTATTAAAGATTTTTCTTGGGGAAGTATTCCTATAGAAAAGAATACGAATAAATTTATAAAATCATTTTTTGATAAATATGTTAAAATATTTAATAAAGGCGATGTAATGCTTTTTTTATGTAAAAAGTAA